A window of Neisseria canis contains these coding sequences:
- the fur gene encoding ferric iron uptake transcriptional regulator, translated as MESNIAQLKDSGLKVTGPRLKILDLFETHAEEHLSAEDVYRILLDEGIEIGVATIYRVLTQFEQAGILLRHHFETGKAVYELNVGGHHDHIVCVKCGKVTEFHNEEIEKLQDKIADENGFRIVDHALYMYGVCGDCQKKEKR; from the coding sequence ATGGAAAGCAATATTGCACAATTAAAAGACAGCGGTCTGAAGGTTACCGGCCCGCGCCTGAAGATTTTGGATTTGTTTGAAACGCACGCCGAAGAGCATTTGAGCGCAGAAGATGTGTACCGCATCCTGCTCGACGAGGGCATTGAAATCGGCGTGGCCACCATCTACCGAGTGCTGACCCAATTCGAGCAGGCCGGCATCCTTTTGCGCCACCACTTTGAAACGGGCAAAGCGGTGTATGAATTAAATGTGGGCGGCCACCATGACCATATCGTATGTGTAAAATGCGGTAAAGTTACAGAATTCCACAACGAAGAAATCGAAAAACTGCAAGACAAAATCGCTGATGAAAACGGCTTCCGCATCGTTGACCATGCTTTATATATGTATGGCGTGTGCGGCGATTGCCAGAAAAAAGAAAAGCGTTGA
- the aat gene encoding leucyl/phenylalanyl-tRNA--protein transferase, translating into MDIPFLPPGNYRFPDPRPALAENEGLVCVSTDLAVPRLLAAYPLGIFPWFEENGVFFWFSTAPRTVLLPDKIHIGRSLAKTLRNKPYVVTVNRNFPAVIAACAQIARPGQESSWIGPAFRQAYGELHEAGHAHSFECWYPDGEGNLNLAGGFYGVQIGRAFFGESMFAAQPDASKIAFACAVPYLAECGIELIDCQQDTHHLARFGSQQMAFNDFQATALRLSPSGLQQPITRSILRESCNGLTVRHIG; encoded by the coding sequence ATGGACATACCGTTTCTTCCCCCCGGCAACTACCGTTTTCCCGACCCCCGCCCCGCATTGGCGGAAAACGAAGGTTTGGTGTGCGTGAGCACGGATTTGGCCGTGCCGCGGCTCTTGGCCGCTTATCCGTTGGGCATTTTTCCCTGGTTTGAAGAAAACGGTGTGTTTTTCTGGTTTTCCACCGCACCGCGCACGGTGCTGCTGCCCGACAAAATCCACATCGGCCGCTCGCTGGCCAAAACCCTGCGCAACAAGCCCTATGTGGTTACGGTAAACCGCAATTTTCCTGCCGTGATTGCCGCCTGCGCCCAAATTGCGCGCCCGGGGCAGGAAAGCTCTTGGATAGGCCCGGCTTTCAGACAGGCATATGGCGAGCTGCACGAAGCCGGCCACGCCCACTCGTTTGAATGTTGGTATCCCGACGGCGAAGGAAATTTAAACCTCGCCGGCGGGTTTTACGGCGTGCAAATCGGCCGCGCATTTTTCGGAGAGTCCATGTTTGCCGCGCAGCCCGATGCTTCAAAAATCGCTTTTGCCTGCGCTGTGCCCTATTTGGCGGAATGCGGTATCGAGTTAATCGACTGCCAGCAGGACACACATCATCTGGCGCGGTTCGGTTCGCAGCAAATGGCCTTCAATGATTTTCAGGCCACGGCTCTGCGGCTGAGCCCGAGCGGTTTGCAGCAACCGATTACCCGGAGCATATTGCGGGAATCCTGCAACGGTTTAACTGTACGGCATATCGGATAA
- the dapD gene encoding 2,3,4,5-tetrahydropyridine-2,6-dicarboxylate N-succinyltransferase produces MSLQNIIETAFENRADITPASVTPEVKEAVEETLRQLDSGALRVAERLGVGQWKVNEWAKKAVLLSFRIADNKVLSDGVSQYFDKVPTKFAGWSEEDFKAGGFRVVPNAVARRGSFVAKNVVLMPSYVNIGAYVDEGAMVDTWATVGSCAQIGKNVHLSGGVGIGGVLEPLQASPTIIEDNCFIGARSEIVEGVIVEEGSVISMGVYIGQSTKIYDRETGQIHYGRVPAGSVVVSGSLPAKDGSHSLYCAVIVKKVDAQTRAKTSVNELLRGV; encoded by the coding sequence ATGTCATTACAAAACATCATCGAAACCGCTTTTGAAAACCGCGCCGACATCACGCCCGCCAGCGTTACGCCCGAAGTGAAAGAAGCCGTAGAAGAAACCCTGCGCCAGCTTGATTCCGGCGCTTTGCGCGTGGCCGAGCGTTTGGGTGTCGGCCAATGGAAAGTCAACGAATGGGCGAAAAAAGCCGTGTTGCTTTCTTTCCGCATTGCCGACAATAAAGTGTTGAGCGACGGCGTAAGCCAATATTTCGACAAAGTGCCGACCAAATTCGCGGGCTGGAGCGAAGAAGATTTCAAAGCAGGCGGCTTCCGCGTGGTGCCCAACGCCGTTGCCCGCCGCGGCAGCTTTGTAGCCAAAAACGTGGTGTTGATGCCCTCTTATGTGAACATCGGCGCCTATGTGGACGAAGGTGCGATGGTGGATACTTGGGCGACCGTAGGCTCATGCGCGCAAATCGGTAAAAACGTGCACCTGAGCGGCGGCGTAGGCATCGGCGGCGTATTGGAGCCTTTGCAGGCCAGCCCGACCATTATCGAAGACAACTGCTTTATCGGCGCGCGCTCGGAAATCGTGGAAGGTGTGATTGTGGAAGAAGGCAGCGTGATCTCTATGGGCGTGTATATCGGCCAATCCACCAAAATTTACGACCGCGAAACCGGTCAAATCCACTACGGCCGCGTACCCGCCGGCTCGGTTGTCGTATCCGGCAGCCTGCCCGCCAAAGACGGCTCGCACAGCCTGTATTGCGCGGTAATCGTGAAAAAAGTGGATGCGCAAACCCGCGCCAAAACCAGCGTGAACGAACTGCTGCGCGGCGTGTAA
- a CDS encoding translocation/assembly module TamB domain-containing protein, producing the protein MTQETTATVQPAQEQSLSEKQPAPKKRGKKWLKAILLVFALAVLMLGGIIAWLIATESGLRFGLYKIPAWFGVNITSKSLNGTLLKGFEGDGWRIETEGADIDISSLVFSWQPGELKNKKLHIRRIAAGDIHIQDKPTPPKPKTDTKMPESVSLPVEAVIESLETGQITTGKNKTVIARHVRLYYAYDHKQHQLNVISLQSPWSDANGSLKMATASPFALSGRIHSQGVLENIAITNDVKLGGSLQTVTLKTDMKTAATEKAPDQAANGINNIKLMVDTRVSPFGKGLDEIIEHVQVKGYNINPRAFLPSAPQAHFDFDATVVPSKLDGIALEGSIDLANLTAAEADASGIPVRSLLADFVVNEHGVLVIKEADAALLKKGNIAFSGSTDTAKQTLNLDTYIQNAVLADVVKQSFAEPIDGKLQLRGTYSNPQALLDLTVGKTVAGGEVMLVSDAQKGQSSLKLKEIAIKPQNGGEIKGSGSLELFDKQNLAVEFASKDFNPARIYKDLPEGKVNGSFKVNGRLAENYIAANLNFGQSTLSDVSLSGKADVVYDKDHLSKIASNIQLGNNRLFANGSFGKQGDKLSLDVNAPDLSRFGLGMSGLLVAKGTLAGDPKRLEANVAGRAENLRIQKAVQISHLDFQVNGSPDINRPFNIKADGRQIIIPGESEPTRIDNIQLAVNGTGKSHSINGNGNMRLDGKPYRLLVSANGGLNSKNQWQGYVDALDINGAFNLKLQNRLNLEAGAERVSLGAARWSAMGGSLNLQNFVWDKKQGIVTKGSADNLHMSQLHNFYTPPVEHNLVLAGDWDVVYTQNMRGYINVRRQSGDVVIPYRKQALGLGNLTLQTRFQNGRIDNTVEGVTRYGKIGGNLIISQNFGNAIAQAPVSGKIGLNAPDLEAFRHLMPVGQVLRGRLVGEAVISGRLGQPQLNGTLNGDNLYYRNHAQGIILDNGTLRSRLAGQRWQIDSLTFHRGGSAKLSGSISLAANNAPDVDVVAVFDRYHMLDKPNRRLTVSGDTKLQYTDTAGVTLTGLLKVDNGHFGFQDSGMPTLDDDVIVMGEVKEKPTAATPVNMNLTLDLNDRFRFSGEGLDVTLGGKLALTARPGESVQGVGTVNVVKGKYKAYGQDLNIEKGKISFVGPLDNPNLNIRATRNLSPVGAGVEVLGSLNKPRVSLVANEAMSEKDKLSWLILNRASSGNDSDEAALATAAGAFLAGKVNDKIGLVDNFGLTSQRTRDAQTGELNPAEQILTFGKQLTGELYLGYEYGINSASQSVKLIYQLSRPLQAVARVGTKSSGGELKYIIRFD; encoded by the coding sequence ATGACACAAGAAACCACAGCAACTGTTCAGCCCGCACAGGAACAAAGCCTGTCTGAAAAGCAGCCCGCCCCGAAAAAACGCGGCAAAAAATGGTTGAAAGCCATTTTGCTGGTTTTCGCACTGGCCGTGTTGATGCTGGGCGGCATTATCGCTTGGCTGATCGCCACCGAATCCGGCCTGCGTTTCGGCTTATACAAAATTCCCGCCTGGTTCGGCGTCAACATCACATCCAAAAGCCTGAACGGCACCCTGCTCAAAGGCTTTGAGGGCGACGGCTGGCGCATTGAAACAGAAGGCGCCGATATAGACATTTCCAGCTTGGTATTCAGCTGGCAGCCCGGCGAATTAAAGAATAAAAAACTGCACATCCGCCGAATCGCCGCCGGCGACATCCATATTCAGGACAAACCCACTCCGCCCAAGCCGAAAACCGACACCAAAATGCCGGAAAGCGTCAGCCTGCCTGTTGAAGCGGTTATCGAAAGTTTGGAAACAGGGCAGATTACCACCGGGAAAAACAAAACCGTTATCGCCCGGCATGTGCGTTTGTACTACGCTTATGACCACAAGCAGCACCAGTTAAACGTGATTTCGCTGCAAAGCCCGTGGAGCGATGCAAACGGCTCGTTGAAAATGGCAACCGCATCGCCCTTTGCCTTAAGCGGCAGAATCCACAGCCAAGGTGTGTTGGAAAATATCGCCATCACCAATGATGTGAAACTGGGCGGAAGCCTGCAAACCGTCACGTTGAAAACCGACATGAAAACGGCGGCCACGGAAAAAGCTCCCGACCAAGCTGCAAACGGCATCAACAATATCAAGCTCATGGTGGATACGCGCGTGAGTCCGTTTGGCAAAGGTTTGGATGAAATTATCGAACATGTGCAGGTTAAAGGCTACAACATAAACCCGCGCGCTTTTCTGCCTTCCGCTCCACAGGCGCATTTTGATTTTGACGCTACCGTTGTGCCGTCCAAGCTGGACGGTATTGCGCTGGAAGGTTCCATCGACTTAGCCAACCTCACGGCCGCCGAGGCGGATGCAAGCGGTATCCCGGTGCGATCGCTGCTGGCTGATTTTGTCGTGAACGAACACGGTGTGCTGGTTATCAAAGAAGCCGATGCGGCTTTGTTGAAAAAAGGCAATATCGCATTCAGCGGCAGCACCGATACCGCCAAGCAAACCCTCAATCTGGATACCTATATTCAAAATGCGGTGTTGGCAGACGTGGTGAAACAGAGTTTTGCCGAACCGATAGACGGTAAGCTCCAACTGCGCGGCACATACAGCAACCCGCAAGCGCTGCTGGATTTGACTGTGGGCAAAACGGTAGCCGGCGGTGAAGTGATGCTGGTGTCGGATGCACAAAAAGGCCAAAGCAGCCTTAAGTTGAAAGAAATTGCCATCAAACCGCAAAACGGCGGGGAAATCAAAGGAAGCGGCAGTTTGGAGCTGTTCGACAAACAAAACCTTGCCGTTGAGTTTGCCAGCAAAGATTTTAACCCTGCCCGCATTTATAAAGATTTACCCGAAGGCAAGGTCAACGGCAGCTTCAAGGTCAACGGCAGGCTGGCGGAGAATTATATTGCCGCCAATTTGAATTTCGGCCAAAGCACGCTTTCCGACGTAAGCCTCAGCGGCAAAGCCGATGTGGTTTACGACAAAGACCATCTGAGCAAAATCGCTTCCAATATCCAGCTCGGCAATAACCGGTTGTTTGCCAACGGCAGTTTCGGCAAACAAGGCGACAAACTCTCATTGGATGTGAACGCGCCCGATTTGAGCCGTTTCGGTTTGGGAATGAGCGGCTTGCTGGTTGCCAAAGGCACGCTTGCCGGCGACCCGAAACGGCTGGAAGCCAATGTGGCGGGCAGGGCGGAAAACCTGCGCATTCAGAAAGCCGTTCAAATCAGCCACCTTGATTTTCAGGTGAATGGTTCGCCCGACATCAACCGGCCGTTCAATATCAAGGCTGACGGGCGGCAAATCATTATTCCGGGCGAGTCCGAACCGACGCGCATCGACAATATCCAGCTCGCGGTCAACGGTACGGGCAAAAGCCACAGCATCAACGGCAACGGCAACATGAGGCTCGACGGCAAACCTTACCGTTTGCTTGTGTCTGCCAACGGAGGCTTGAACAGCAAAAACCAATGGCAGGGCTATGTAGATGCCTTAGACATCAACGGCGCATTCAACCTGAAGCTGCAAAACCGCCTGAATCTCGAAGCGGGCGCCGAAAGGGTGAGTTTGGGCGCAGCGCGCTGGAGCGCAATGGGCGGCAGCCTGAACTTGCAGAATTTCGTGTGGGATAAAAAGCAGGGCATCGTTACCAAAGGCAGTGCGGATAACCTTCACATGTCGCAGCTGCACAATTTCTACACACCGCCGGTCGAACACAATCTTGTTTTGGCGGGGGATTGGGATGTTGTGTACACACAAAACATGCGCGGCTATATCAACGTGCGCAGACAAAGCGGCGACGTGGTTATTCCTTATCGCAAGCAGGCTTTGGGGCTGGGGAACCTCACTTTGCAAACCCGCTTCCAAAACGGGCGTATCGACAATACTGTCGAAGGCGTAACGCGCTACGGCAAAATCGGCGGTAATCTGATAATCAGCCAAAACTTCGGCAATGCCATCGCGCAGGCGCCCGTGAGCGGCAAAATCGGCCTGAACGCCCCCGACTTGGAGGCATTCCGCCATTTGATGCCGGTAGGACAGGTTTTGAGGGGCAGGTTGGTAGGTGAAGCGGTTATTTCAGGCAGGCTCGGGCAGCCGCAACTAAACGGAACGCTCAACGGCGACAACCTCTATTACCGCAACCATGCACAAGGCATTATTTTGGATAACGGTACATTGCGTTCCCGCCTTGCAGGGCAGCGCTGGCAGATTGACAGCCTTACCTTCCATCGGGGCGGTTCGGCAAAACTCAGCGGCAGCATCAGTTTGGCGGCAAACAATGCGCCCGATGTTGACGTGGTTGCCGTGTTTGACCGTTACCATATGTTGGACAAACCCAACCGCCGGTTGACGGTCAGCGGCGATACCAAGCTGCAATATACCGACACGGCGGGCGTAACGCTGACCGGTTTGTTGAAGGTCGATAACGGCCATTTCGGTTTCCAAGATTCCGGCATGCCCACGCTGGACGATGATGTGATTGTGATGGGAGAGGTTAAAGAAAAGCCGACAGCCGCCACGCCGGTTAATATGAACCTCACATTGGATTTGAACGACCGCTTCCGTTTCAGCGGCGAAGGTTTGGATGTAACCCTCGGCGGGAAACTGGCGCTAACCGCAAGGCCCGGTGAAAGCGTGCAGGGTGTCGGCACGGTGAATGTGGTAAAAGGCAAATACAAAGCCTACGGGCAGGACTTGAATATCGAAAAAGGCAAGATTTCGTTTGTCGGCCCCTTGGACAACCCCAATCTCAACATCCGCGCCACGCGCAATCTGTCGCCGGTGGGAGCGGGGGTGGAAGTGTTGGGCAGCCTCAACAAACCGCGCGTCAGCCTTGTGGCGAACGAAGCGATGAGCGAGAAAGACAAGCTTTCCTGGCTGATCCTCAACCGCGCCAGCAGCGGCAACGACAGTGACGAAGCGGCGCTGGCTACCGCGGCAGGCGCATTCCTTGCCGGAAAGGTAAACGACAAAATCGGCTTGGTTGACAATTTCGGCCTAACCAGCCAGCGCACGCGGGATGCCCAAACAGGCGAGTTGAACCCCGCCGAGCAAATTTTGACTTTCGGCAAACAGCTGACCGGCGAGCTTTATTTGGGTTATGAATACGGTATCAACAGCGCCAGCCAATCGGTAAAATTAATCTACCAATTGAGCCGTCCGCTCCAAGCCGTGGCCCGGGTTGGTACGAAATCTTCGGGCGGCGAGTTGAAATACATCATCCGCTTCGACTGA
- a CDS encoding autotransporter assembly complex protein TamA codes for MKPHTALTLTILALACRQAYAAPAFEPKAEDYVAVPVADQYQSEDEEMEGRKREPKYPVQISANDAEVKEMLEEHLPLINEQRQEDLDKEQLGFLAEDAPNDVQTMLKTKGYFNGKVNIVPQGEGYRVDVETGPRTQIDNVNVALTGEMVSDSDLGVYYKQALADWALPVGAPFDQSGWSSSKSSVLGAVVRKKYPLAQLSKTEALINPNTNKADLSIEVDSKQPVYFGEIDITGVERYPESVARGLAQFEPGSPYDLDKLLDYQQALEQDSHYSGASVFPDFNNMQGDRVPVKVNVSEMKRQKFEMGLRYDSEYGPGIRMGYDHYNLFNRGYVGSAVFDYDKYETTVAVGVSQPRKSNGKYWTSNLSYNRSTTQNLEKNALTTGVWYVRDRNGIESRLGVEHVNERRRVPGTNYDLGRSAATMLTASWRRQNIETLLRPANGYYLDGKIGTSLGKLLSSTSVQRVTASAGYYFTPEEKKYGTFIARGQLGYVYAKDDKEVPSTLQFRTGGSGSIRGYELDSIGLEGPNNSVLPERALAVASLEYQYPIGKDFAAAVFHDMGDVAHNFKSMSVKHGTGLGVRWFSPVAPFSFDIAHGHQDKKIRWHISLGTRF; via the coding sequence ATGAAACCGCACACCGCCCTCACCCTAACCATCCTCGCGCTTGCTTGCCGCCAAGCATATGCCGCCCCGGCCTTTGAGCCTAAGGCCGAGGATTACGTTGCCGTGCCCGTTGCCGACCAATATCAATCAGAAGATGAAGAAATGGAAGGGCGTAAACGGGAGCCGAAATATCCGGTTCAAATCAGCGCCAACGATGCAGAAGTGAAAGAAATGCTCGAAGAACACCTGCCGCTGATTAACGAGCAGCGGCAGGAAGATTTGGATAAAGAACAATTGGGCTTTTTGGCGGAAGATGCGCCGAATGATGTGCAGACCATGCTGAAAACCAAAGGCTATTTCAACGGAAAAGTCAACATAGTGCCGCAAGGCGAAGGCTACCGGGTGGATGTGGAAACCGGTCCGCGCACCCAAATCGACAATGTGAATGTGGCCTTAACCGGCGAGATGGTGTCGGACAGCGATTTGGGCGTGTATTACAAACAGGCGCTGGCCGATTGGGCGCTGCCGGTGGGCGCGCCTTTCGACCAATCCGGCTGGAGCAGCAGCAAAAGTTCCGTGCTCGGCGCAGTAGTGCGCAAAAAATACCCGCTGGCGCAGCTATCAAAAACAGAAGCGCTGATTAATCCCAACACCAACAAGGCCGACTTAAGTATTGAAGTGGACAGCAAGCAGCCGGTCTACTTCGGCGAAATCGACATTACCGGCGTCGAGCGTTATCCGGAAAGCGTGGCCCGCGGCCTGGCGCAGTTTGAGCCGGGCAGCCCTTATGACCTTGATAAACTGCTGGATTACCAGCAGGCGCTGGAGCAGGACAGCCATTATTCGGGCGCATCTGTTTTCCCTGATTTCAACAATATGCAGGGCGACCGCGTTCCGGTAAAAGTGAACGTGAGCGAAATGAAGCGCCAAAAATTTGAAATGGGTTTGCGCTACGATTCCGAATACGGCCCGGGTATCCGCATGGGCTATGACCATTACAACCTGTTTAACAGGGGCTACGTCGGCTCGGCCGTGTTCGATTACGACAAATACGAAACCACCGTAGCCGTAGGTGTCAGCCAGCCGCGCAAGAGCAACGGCAAATATTGGACTTCCAACCTTTCCTACAACCGCTCGACCACACAAAATCTGGAGAAAAACGCACTCACAACGGGCGTATGGTATGTGCGCGACCGCAACGGCATCGAATCCCGCTTAGGCGTGGAACATGTTAACGAAAGACGGAGGGTGCCCGGAACCAACTACGATTTGGGCCGAAGCGCCGCCACCATGCTCACAGCTTCATGGCGCAGGCAGAATATCGAAACCCTCCTGCGCCCGGCCAACGGCTATTATCTCGACGGTAAAATCGGCACATCGCTGGGCAAATTGTTATCCTCGACTTCCGTGCAGCGGGTAACGGCTTCGGCAGGCTATTACTTTACGCCGGAGGAGAAAAAATACGGCACATTCATCGCGCGCGGCCAGCTCGGTTATGTGTATGCGAAAGATGACAAGGAAGTGCCTTCCACCTTACAGTTCCGCACCGGCGGCTCGGGTTCGATACGCGGTTACGAGCTTGACAGCATAGGCTTGGAAGGCCCCAATAATTCCGTGCTGCCCGAGCGCGCTCTGGCGGTGGCCAGCTTGGAATATCAATATCCGATCGGCAAAGATTTCGCAGCCGCCGTATTCCACGACATGGGCGATGTCGCCCATAATTTCAAATCCATGAGTGTGAAACACGGCACCGGTTTGGGCGTACGCTGGTTCAGCCCCGTCGCCCCTTTTTCATTTGACATCGCCCACGGCCATCAGGATAAAAAAATCCGCTGGCACATCAGCTTAGGAACCCGTTTCTGA
- a CDS encoding DUF302 domain-containing protein, with amino-acid sequence MKPTFLLLAAAALAACTHTPKAQHSEQRSEHAQAMKTTHTLTSKYAFDETVSRLENAMKAKGMKIFTVIDHQAAAQQNGLQMQPAKVIVFGTPKAGTPLMVKDPEFAFQLPLRVLITETEGSVKVVFNDIKSVIKGSKIQYQDVENTLANAEKLIAKTVTE; translated from the coding sequence ATGAAGCCGACTTTCCTACTGCTTGCTGCGGCGGCGCTGGCTGCCTGCACGCATACGCCGAAAGCACAACATTCGGAACAACGGAGCGAACACGCTCAAGCCATGAAGACCACGCACACGCTGACCAGCAAATACGCTTTCGATGAAACGGTAAGCCGCCTTGAAAACGCCATGAAAGCGAAAGGCATGAAGATTTTTACCGTTATCGACCATCAGGCGGCGGCGCAGCAAAACGGCTTGCAGATGCAGCCGGCGAAAGTAATCGTGTTCGGTACGCCGAAAGCCGGCACGCCTTTGATGGTGAAAGACCCTGAATTCGCTTTTCAATTGCCGCTGCGCGTTTTGATTACCGAAACGGAAGGCTCGGTGAAAGTGGTTTTCAACGATATTAAATCGGTTATCAAAGGCAGCAAAATCCAATACCAAGACGTTGAAAACACGTTGGCCAATGCAGAAAAACTGATTGCCAAAACGGTAACGGAATAA
- a CDS encoding rhodanese-like domain-containing protein → MKWLLTILTVSALLVFAGTHTKTGQVTAATAGQAVKAKGIWIDVRTPEEFATGNIQGALNIPVDQISGQIHRVIPDKQAPIHLYCRSGRRAEVAVKQLKELGYTDVTNHGGYQDLLQQGIR, encoded by the coding sequence GTGAAGTGGCTGCTGACTATCTTAACAGTATCGGCTTTATTGGTTTTTGCCGGAACACACACTAAAACGGGGCAGGTAACCGCAGCAACGGCGGGGCAGGCAGTAAAAGCAAAAGGCATTTGGATTGACGTGCGCACGCCGGAAGAGTTTGCAACCGGCAATATCCAGGGCGCGCTCAACATACCGGTTGACCAAATCTCCGGGCAGATTCACCGCGTTATCCCCGACAAACAGGCTCCCATCCATCTTTACTGCCGCAGCGGCCGCCGTGCCGAAGTTGCGGTGAAGCAATTGAAAGAGCTGGGCTACACGGATGTTACCAACCACGGAGGCTATCAGGATTTACTTCAACAAGGTATCCGCTAG
- the sstT gene encoding serine/threonine transporter SstT: MATGNPVIDAVNRVGLVQQIIIGLLFGVGLGYLANPDVGILPASSVPLLSLLGSMFVGALKAVAPILVFVLVTAAIASHQKGREAHVKPILMLYIIGTFSAAVVAVAASFLFPSEIALVQKEISNTPPAGIGEVLKTLLMNLVANPISAVANANYVGILMWALLLGFALRHAVESTRVMIADLASAVSKIVGWVIRFAPIGIFGLVAEMVATSGIDGLLSYIRVLAVLVLCMLFIALVVNPIIVWWKIRRNPYPLVFTCLRESGITAFFTRSSAANIPINMALCKKLNLHEDTYSVSIPLGAAINMAGAAITITVLSLAAAHTQGVQVDFMTALLLSLVATVSACGASGVAGGSLLLIPLACNLLGISNDIAMQVVGVGFAIGVVQDSCETALNSSTDVLFTAAADMGRQRTGEL, encoded by the coding sequence ATGGCTACCGGAAATCCTGTTATTGATGCTGTCAACCGCGTCGGCCTGGTTCAGCAGATTATTATCGGTTTGTTGTTCGGCGTGGGCTTGGGCTATCTGGCCAACCCGGATGTCGGCATCCTTCCTGCATCTTCCGTGCCTTTGCTGTCGCTTTTGGGCAGCATGTTTGTCGGTGCACTCAAAGCAGTTGCGCCGATTTTGGTGTTTGTGTTGGTTACCGCCGCCATCGCCAGCCATCAAAAAGGGCGTGAAGCGCACGTTAAACCGATTTTGATGCTTTATATTATCGGCACGTTCAGCGCAGCCGTGGTGGCCGTGGCCGCCAGCTTCCTGTTTCCGAGCGAAATTGCGCTGGTTCAGAAAGAAATATCGAATACGCCGCCGGCAGGCATCGGAGAAGTGTTGAAAACCCTCTTGATGAATTTGGTGGCCAACCCGATCAGCGCAGTTGCCAATGCCAATTATGTAGGCATTCTGATGTGGGCTTTGCTGCTGGGATTTGCCCTGCGTCATGCGGTGGAAAGCACGCGTGTGATGATTGCAGATTTGGCTTCCGCCGTTTCCAAAATCGTGGGCTGGGTTATCCGCTTCGCACCTATCGGCATCTTCGGCCTGGTTGCCGAAATGGTTGCCACTTCGGGCATCGACGGCTTACTCAGCTATATCAGGGTGTTGGCGGTATTGGTTTTATGTATGCTGTTTATCGCATTGGTCGTGAACCCGATTATCGTTTGGTGGAAAATCCGCAGAAACCCCTATCCGCTCGTATTTACCTGCTTGCGCGAAAGCGGCATCACGGCATTTTTCACACGCTCTTCCGCCGCCAATATTCCGATCAACATGGCCTTGTGCAAAAAACTGAACCTGCATGAAGACACTTATTCCGTGTCCATTCCATTAGGCGCAGCCATCAACATGGCCGGCGCGGCAATCACGATTACCGTATTGTCGCTGGCTGCGGCACATACGCAAGGTGTTCAGGTCGATTTCATGACCGCCCTCTTGCTTAGCCTGGTTGCCACCGTCAGCGCATGCGGCGCTTCCGGTGTGGCCGGGGGTTCTCTTCTGCTGATTCCGCTGGCATGCAACCTGTTGGGCATTTCCAATGATATAGCCATGCAGGTTGTGGGCGTGGGCTTTGCCATCGGCGTGGTGCAGGATTCCTGCGAAACTGCGCTCAATTCCTCTACCGACGTGCTGTTCACAGCCGCCGCCGACATGGGCCGCCAACGCACAGGCGAGCTTTGA